Genomic DNA from Chloroherpetonaceae bacterium:
AACTTCATGCGCTATGGAATACGACCTTCAACTTTTGCAGTTCATTGGCGAGGTTTTGCTCGAAAAAGTTCACAGCCTGCGTTCTAAGCTTCACGACGATACGGCTTTGCAAGTCGACAGAGTTAATCTGGCTTTTGCTGAAGAAGTGATTGCGATGGCCAAAAATCGCCTAACGGTTCTGCGCAATGAAGCTCAAAATGATGGCTCGCTGTGGCTTGAACGCAGTTTTGAGCAGTATCCGCACATTCGCTTGCACGGCGGGGTGCGTGAGGACGACCCACCGCAGTAGCTGTCAATAGAGATTAAACCTGATTCCCTTCCTGCTTGTCTGACAATTTGGAAAAGTTAAGCACACCCAAAATGACGCATCTTTGTGCGCTAATGTTAATTGAAACTGTACCGCAGACGACCCATGAAGTCCGATGCCGAACTGATTGCTCTTTTTAAGCAAGGCGGTGCAGCAAGCGAAAAAGCTTTTACAGAGCTGGTGCGTCGATATCAAGAGAAGGTCTACTGGATATGTCGGCGCATGCTGGATTCGCACGAAGATGCCGATGATGTGGCGCAAAATGTCTTTTTAAAGGTCTATGACGGCCTCAGCGACTTCAAGGGCGATGCAGAGTTTTACACGTGGCTCTATCGAATTGCGATGAACGAAACCATCAACTTTTTACGCGCTCGCCAAGTCCGCAAAGCCGTCTCCATAGATGAGATTTTAGAAAAGCCTGCTTCAGCGGAGGCTGAGCCAACCTATATCGTAGAGCAAAATGAGGAAAAGGAGCTTATTGCCGAAGCTATTGCGGCTCTGCCCGAAAAGCAAAAGCAAGTTTTTATGATGCGCTACTACGATGAGCTGTCATATGAAGAAATCGCCGACATTTTAGGCACAAGTGTCGGCGGACTGAAGGCAAATTACTTTCATGCCTTTCGGAAAATTGAATCGTATCTCAAAGCGCGGCTTCGCGCCACAAGAACGGTAACGGAGGACAAACGATGACTTCGAAGGAACACTTGCGACATTATTTACCTGATTTCATCGCAGGGAAAACCCCGCACCACATTTCAGAAGAACTGCAACAGCTTCTTGCATCAGATGCCGAGTTCCGCAAGGAATACGAGGCGCTGCGTGTGGTGTGGTTGAAAGTTCAAGCGTATTCACAGTCAAAGCTGGCAGAGTCTCAGAAAACCATTCCCCCTTTCTACTTTGAGACCTTTGCCGATAAGGTCGCCGCACGACTTCGAGCAAGGCAGCAGCCACTTTGGTTACGCCTCAGTGCTTGGCTGAAAGACTTTTTCTTGACAGAACGCCGCTATGAACTTGCTGGTGCTCTGACGGGTGTTGCGATTGGCTTGCTTCTTGTCCTGTCGATTTGGCGGTTAGACCAGCAGGTTGCGCGTCTACCCGTGCCATCTGCTTCATCCACACAAACAGATGCTACGGTGGCACTTACCACGACAATCCAATACGCTGCATACTACAGCCCTGAGGCTTTGCTCATCAGCCTCAGCGAAGAGGACGCTTCATATCTCATTGAAGCAATCGAATATGATTTTGCCGACGACACAGAATTCAAAACGCTTTCCAAGCAAGAGGTTGAAGCACTTTTGAAAATACTGTAACCCTTATCCAGCATTCTAACAATGAAGGTGAGATGTCTTCTTTTCCTGATAGGGTTCTTACTGTGGGCAGATGCTGCTGAACTTATGGCACAGCCTGTTCCCGCTGCGCCACCCAGAGAGCGAGAACGATGGCGTG
This window encodes:
- a CDS encoding sigma-70 family RNA polymerase sigma factor codes for the protein MKSDAELIALFKQGGAASEKAFTELVRRYQEKVYWICRRMLDSHEDADDVAQNVFLKVYDGLSDFKGDAEFYTWLYRIAMNETINFLRARQVRKAVSIDEILEKPASAEAEPTYIVEQNEEKELIAEAIAALPEKQKQVFMMRYYDELSYEEIADILGTSVGGLKANYFHAFRKIESYLKARLRATRTVTEDKR